A region of Arabidopsis thaliana chromosome 5, partial sequence DNA encodes the following proteins:
- a CDS encoding serine/threonine-protein phosphatase 4 regulatory subunit-like protein: protein MATRGNTNSMQRVKVYRLNEDGQWDDKGTGHITMDYMERSEVFNLYVIDEDDNATLLAHRISIDNIYKQQDDSIISWIDPQHSAQLALSFQETAGCTIVWNQISSMQRILHFDSLNSEAFHNVISELKELPDVNISNLPLILKVVADYGNTDQMRLTELMLKNQGAFFQKLIDVFDDCENRKDIDGLHMMFNIVKEIISVNNYQILEIILGDQLFMKIFGCLEYDPDVPQSKDHRTSLRKNVVFVEDIPIKNPLVLSKIHQTYRIDFLKDVVLTDVLDVATSAFLDSVINANKATVLTLLKDDIQESFARLRSPSTSDESRNNLVFPLHEASIIFLRLWSFCNSWSNVWKWLF, encoded by the exons ATGGCCACTCGGGGAAACACCAATTCAATGCAG AGAGTGAAGGTTTATCGTTTGAATGAAGATGGTCAATGGGATGATAAAGGAACTGGACACATTACTATGGATTATATGGAG CGATCGGAAGTATTCAATCTTTATGtaattgatgaagatgataatgCGACATTGCTTGCACACCGCATCAGCATTGATAATATCTACAAGCAGCAAGACG ACTCAATTATCTCATGGATTGACCCACAACACTCAGCACAATTGGCTTTGAGCTTTCAAGAGACTGCAGGATGCACGATCGTATG GAATCAAATATCCAGTATGCAACGGATTCTACATTTCGATTCTCTGAACA GCGAAGCGTTTCACAATGTGATCAGTGAGTTGAAGGAGCTTCCTGATGTCAACATTTCTAATCTTCCCCTAATACTCAAG GTTGTTGCTGACTATGGCAACACAGATCAGATGCGATTAACCGAACTTATGCTGAAGAAT CAGGGTGCTTTCTTTCAGAAATTGATCGATGTATTTGATGACTGTGAGAATCGGAAAGATATTGATGGCCTTCATATGATGTTCAATATTGTCAAAGAAATCA TTTCGGTCAACAATTATCAGATCCTGGAGATTATCTTAGGGGATCAACTGTTCATGAAAATTTTCGGGTGCCTTGAGT ATGATCCCGATGTTCCCCAATCTAAAGATCACCGGACTTCTCTGAGAAAGAATGTTGTTTTTGTGGAG GATATACCAATTAAGAATCCCCTGGTTCTGTCGAAGATACACCAAACATACAGAATTGATTTTCTGAAG GATGTTGTTTTGACGGATGTACTAGATGTTGCTACATCCGCATTCCTAGATTCAGTAATCAATGCAAACAAAGCTACT GTTCTTACACTACTGAAGGATGACATCCAAGAGTCATTTGCAAGGTTACGGTCACCTTCTACATCTGACGAATCAAGGAATAATTTGGTATTTCCGCTTCATGAGGCATCCATCATTTTCTTGAGATTATGGTCTTTTTGTAATTCATGGAGTAATGTATGGAAATGGTTATTTTAG